The Bradyrhizobium barranii subsp. barranii genome segment CGCGCCCTTCCAAGCGAAAGCACCGGCGGATCATCACCAATCTGGCGACGCCAATAGTGACGTTGGTTCTCCAGCGCCTCTGGAGAAATGTGTTGTTTTTCCCACGCCGCGTGGCCCGAGAGTGACGCACGGTTCTCTGGCCAAGGCGCCGCGGCATCGAAGACGAGCTCCTGCCCTGGTCGTTCGGCCGCACCTCGTAATTCTCCGTCGTTGCCGCCTCCATACCCCCCGCCAACGATTTGCAAACACGTTGATCAACAGACTGCAATCCCCACGCCAAACCTTTGCGAGTGGGACGCGAACGTCGCTTACGATGTACGGCAAGCCGGCAGCGATGGATCGAGCGGTAGGTACGTTGATCCAGCCTTCAACATTGCGATGACCGCCGTCGCCCAGTCGAGGTCCCGCTCCCCCCAATAGCCGACAACCGCACCGCGAGCACCCTGCTCTCGTAAGGTACTTGCAAGGGCATCCGATCTTGATCGTAGCGCCTCATATGTGAGTTCGTCCACGCCGTGCCTCAGCGCGACTTTCTCCGGATCCGAACCGGCAAGCCGATTGATCGTCGTGATCGCATCAACCGGTTGACTTTCCATAGACTGCTTCTTGGCTGATTGATTTTCCGTAGTCAGGCGCCCCGCCATTCGTCGCGTTCTTTCGGCGCCCAAATCGGAAAGCCGGAGCTCGTCATCGAGGTGTGCATGCGCAGCCACCCTGACGCCGTTCGTCGTAAGGTTTTGTCCGTACGACCTTCTCGGTGTTCGCTTCTGGCACGATGATCGGCATAGGAACAGGAGGACGCTAGGACCCCGCGTCCAGTTTGACACCTACCTACTCTTGTAGAGGACCTGCCATCGTCTGCATGGCACCCGCAACCAACGCGCCCACAGGCTCGTTACGGCTTGTGATTAGCGTAATTGTCCAATTTCCCGGCACTTGAACCGGCACCACCAATGCCGTCGAGAGCGTGTTCGCCACCCGGTATAC includes the following:
- a CDS encoding AMP-binding protein; amino-acid sequence: MAGRLTTENQSAKKQSMESQPVDAITTINRLAGSDPEKVALRHGVDELTYEALRSRSDALASTLREQGARGAVVGYWGERDLDWATAVIAMLKAGSTYLPLDPSLPACRTS